The Malus domestica chromosome 13, GDT2T_hap1 genome includes a window with the following:
- the LOC103452475 gene encoding transcription factor BC1-like, protein MVSQEEEKLAKQMSKNRANKQSKVAAADKEVQFQRDGVRVKARRGQATNSHSLAERARREKISTRMKLLQSLVPGCDQITGKAQILDEIIKYVQLLQNQVECLSAQLASVDLMLYICELNQSANPSASERPCCLEPQFSSALEPSSTQFGSLADATPTSASILLTEEHRKPA, encoded by the exons atggtttcGCAG GAAGAAGAGAAGCTCGCCAAACAGATGAGCAAAAACAGAGCAAATAAACAGAGCAAAGTTGCTGCTGCAGATAAAGAGGTCCAATTCCAAAGAGATGGGGTTCGTGTGAAAGCAAGAAGGGGTCAAGCAACTAATAGTCACAGCCTTGCTGAAAGG GCAAGAAGGGAGAAAATCAGTACGAGAATGAAACTTTTGCAGTCCCTTGTTCCTGGTTGTGATCAG ATAACTGGCAAGGCTCAGATATTGGACGAGATCATCAAATACGTCCAGTTACTGCAGAATCAAGTCGAG TGCCTCTCTGCGCAGCTTGCTTCGGTGGATCTCATGCTGTACATCTGCGAGCTGAACCAAAGTGCAAATCCATCTGCTTCCGAG AGACCATGTTGCTTGGAACCTCAATTTTCGTCTGCGCTAGAGCCTAGCTCTACCCAGTTCGGGTCTCTGGCGGACGCTACACCGACTTCCGCTTCCATATTACTTACAGAGGAACACAGAAAGCCAGCTTAA
- the LOC103452476 gene encoding RNA polymerase II C-terminal domain phosphatase-like 3, whose amino-acid sequence MVAGGFGWNNFIEIEEILGGGVMGKDDESAKVVEDVEEGEISDSTSVEEISEEDFVKQEKQQEVKVVVPLPPPPKDQSKSNGGDDARVWTMRDIYNYPGFRGYRSGLVNLAWAQAVQNKPLNQLLQVNDPDEKLKRSSSSPSLISSERSNAKEVDGVVIVDSGDEMDAEKEEGELEEGEIDLDSEPADGENTAAAEEARDGVLVCDDMDVDNSETGLKKRVSSIREALESVTVNEAEKSFGDVCLQLLNTLESLRGVLSETNVSTKEALVQPSFTAVQAISSVFCSMRPDQKEQNKDIISRVLSSVKNDPPLLAPEQIKEIGVMISSVDSPDVFLQTRAAITDNEIQVIGGVNNKNSEAVHAGSSANFASDTVVSGVYSNPFVLSEVPRPGVSILKGRRVVLPLLDTHKDHDADSLPSPTRESPSCFPVQNTLVVTDRMVKPQPDTSRVTPNAGGSGLHPYDTDALKAVSTYQQINRTSFFMSERLPSPTPSEDGDNGDDDTVGEISSSCASNLRTGPPISGQQVVSPFPIPVGSSSMQERFTGKSAAPASSGSNITIKAPTRNRDPRLRLSNSDMGALNLNPQPLTVHSAPKVDSVITLSSRKQKPLEDSKFDGPALKRQRNTLDNSGFVKDPKTASGSGGWLEDIGGVGPHLISKNQTVENTQSDPRQVVNDVSSSSTADGNSNGPNSSNEPLSVMDLSTASLPALVKDIAVNSAIFKDIAVNPTMLLNILKLGQQQRLAAEAQQKAADPEKSMTNPISSSSILRSNASVSVPSKTTAMLQTLAGTLPVSSQKAPTDESGKVRMKPRDPRRVLHANALQKNGSLGQEQFRNIVTPLSSSQGNKDNLNGQEHDGQADMKLVTSQSVEAPDIARQFTKNLKNIADIMSVSNGSTSPAIASQSVSSQPVPIKNERIDPKTEEQGTGSISASEAAAACPSPSAPMWGDVEHLFEGYDDQQKAAIQRERARRIEEQKKMFAARKLCLVLDLDHTLLNSAKFIEVDPVHDEILRKKEEQDREKPQRHLFRFHHMGMWTKLRPGVWNFLERASQLFELHLYTMGNKLYATEMAKVLDPTGVLFAGRVISRGDDGDPDDGDAPKSKDLEGVLGMESAVVIIDDSVRVWPHNKMNLIVVERYTYFPCSRRQFGLLGPSLLEIDHDERQEDGTLASSLSVIEKMHQIFFSHPSLDEADVRNILASEQRKILNGCRIVFSRVFPVGEVNPHLHPLWQTAEQFGAVCTNYIDDQVTHVVANSLGTDKVNWAISSGKFVVHPGWVEASALLYRRANEQDFAIKP is encoded by the exons ATGGTCGCTGGTGGATTTGGGTGGAACAATTTCATAGAAATCGAGGAAATTTTAGGGGGTGGTGTGATGGGGAAAGACGATGAAAGTGCGAAAGTGGTTGAAGATGTAGAAGAAGGGGAAATTTCGGATTCGACTTCGGTGGAGGAGATCAGTGAGGAAGATTTTGTCAAGCAGGAGAAGCAGCAGGAAGTTAAGGTGGTGGTTCCGCTGCCGCCGCCACCCAAGGATCAGTCTAAATCCAACGGCGGAGATGATGCTAGGGTTTGGACGATGCGCGACATCTACAACTACCCGGGATTTCGGGGGTACAGGTCCGGCTTGGTTAACCTCGCTTGGGCTCAGGCCGTACAGAATAAGCCGCTCAATCAGCTTCTGCAGGTGAATGACCCCGACGAGAAATTGAAGCGATCGTCGTCGTCGCCGTCGTTGATTTCGTCCGAAAGGAGCAACGCGAAGGAAGTGGATGGAGTGGTGATTGTTGATAGTGGTGATGAAATGGATGCTGAGAAGGAGGAAGGGGAGTTGGAGGAGGGCGAGATTGATTTGGATTCGGAGCCTGCCGATGGCGAAAACACGGCGGCAGCTGAGGAGGCTAGAGATGGTGTTTTGGTTTGTGATGATATGGATGTTGATAATTCCGAGACTGGTTTGAAGAAGCGAGTGAGCTCGATTCGGGAGGCTTTGGAAAGCGTTACTGTAAATGAAGCAGAGAA ATCATTTGGGGATGTTTGTCTCCAGTTACTCAACACTTTGGAGAGCTTGCGCGGAGTGCTTTCGGAAACTAATGTTTCCACAAAGGAAGCTCTTGTTCAACCGTCCTTCACTGCAGTACAAGCTATCAGCTCT GTGTTCTGCTCAATGAGACCTGAccaaaaggaacaaaacaaagaTATTATATCAAG GGTACTTTCTTCTGTGAAGAATGATCCTCCTCTTCTTGCCCCTGAGCAGATAAAAGAG ATAGGGGTCATGATATCCTCTGTGGATTCCCCTGATGTTTTCCTCCAAACTAGAGCAGCCATTACAGATAATGAGATACAGGTTATTGGTGGGGTTAATAATAAGAATTCTGAAGCTGTACATGCTGGTTCTTCAGCTAATTTTGCTTCAGACACTGTTGTATCTGGGGTTTATAGCAATCCATTTGTGTTGTCCGAAGTACCAAGACCAGGAGTATCTATTTTGAAGGGTAGGAGGGTCGTGCTTCCCCTGTTAGACACTCACAAGGATCATGATGCAGATAGCCTTCCTTCTCCAACACGAGAATCCCCATCATGTTTTCCTGTTCAGAACACATTGGTTGTTACTGATAGGATGGTAAAACCACAGCCTGATACCTCTAGGGTGACGCCAAATGCTGGAGGTTCTGGATTGCATCCTTATGATACTGATGCTCTTAAAGCTGTATCCACTTATCAACAAATTAATCGGACTTCTTTTTTCATGAGCGAAAGACTTCCAAGTCCAACCCCATCAGAAGACGGCGATAATGGGGATGATGATACTGTTGGAGAGATTTCTAGTTCTTGTGCTAGTAATTTAAGAACAGGTCCTCCTATTTCGGGACAGCAAGTTGTTTCTCCCTTCCCTATTCCTGTGGGTAGCTCCAGCATGCAAGAACGATTTACAGGTAAAAGTGCTGCCCCTGCAAGTTCTGGATCTAATATCACCATAAAAGCTCCAACTAGGAATAGAGATCCTAGGCTTCGGTTGTCCAATTCTGATATGGGTGCCTTGAATCTCAACCCACAGCCCTTGACAGTGCATAGTGCACCTAAAGTAGATTCAGTTATAACGTTAAGCTCGAGAAAGCAAAAACCCCTTGAGGATTCTAAATTTGATGGTCCTGCATTAAAGAGGCAAAGGAATACATTGGATAACTCAGGTTTTGTTAAAGATCCAAAAACTGCTTCTGGAAGTGGTGGCTGGTTGGAGGACATTGGTGGTGTTGGACCTCATTTAATTAGCAAGAATCAGACAGTGGAGAACACACAGTCTGATCCCAGACAGGTGGTTAATGATGTAAGTAGTTCTAGTACTGCTGATGGAAACTCCAATGGCCCAAACAGTTCAAATGAGCCTTTGTCGGTGATGGATTTAAGCACGGCTTCCCTGCCTGCGTTAGTTAAGGACATTGCTGTGAATTCTGCAATATTTAAAGATATTGCTGTGAATCCAACCATGCTGTTAAACATACTTAAGCTGGGACAGCAGCAAAGGTTAGCTGCAGAAGCCCAGCAGAAGGCTGCTGATCCTGAAAAAAGCATGACAAATCCTATAAGCTCAAGTTCAATACTAAGATCAAATGCATCGGTGAGTGTTCCTTCAAAGACCACAGCCATGTTGCAGACACTAGCAGGAACACTTCCCGTTAGTTCACAAAAAGCTCCGACG GATGAGTCAGGGAAAGTCCGCATGAAACCCCGTGACCCTCGCCGTGTTCTCCATGCtaatgcacttcaaaagaatggGAGTCTGGGACAAGAGCAGTTCAGAAATATTGTAACCCCGCTGTCAAGCAGCCAGGGGAATAAGGATAATCTTAATGGCCAAGAGCACGATGGTCAGGCGGATATGAAGCTAGTCACTTCTCAATCAGTAGAGGCCCCTGACATTGCTCGCCAATTCACAAAGAATCTGAAAAATATTGCTGATATCATGTCTGTTTCTAATGGATCAACGAGTCCAGCAATCGCTTCTCAGAGTGTTTCTTCCCAACCAGTTCCAATCAAGAATGAGAGAATAGATCCAAAGACTGAGGAGCAGGGTACTGGAAGTATTTCTGCTTCTGAAGCAGCTGCAGCATGTCCCTCTCCTTCTGCCCCCATGTGGGGAGATGTTGAACATCTGTTTGAAGGATATGATGACCAGCAAAAAGCCGCTatccagagagagagagcaaggaGGATAGAAGAACAGAAGAAAATGTTTGCAGCTCGCAAGCTTTGCCTCGTCTTGGATCTAGATCACACACTTCTTAATTCAGCTAAG TTTATTGAAGTAGACCCAGTGCATGATGAGATTTTGAGAAAGAAAGAGGAACAGGATCGTGAAAAACCACAGCGACATCTCTTTCGATTCCATCACATGGGAATGTGGACCAAATTACGTCCTGGGGTTTGGAATTTTTTGGAGAGG GCTAGTCAACTTTTTGAGTTGCATCTTTACACAATGGGGAACAAGCTATATGCAACGGAAATGGCAAAGGTGCTAGATCCAACAGGGGTACTTTTTGCTGGACGAGTTATTTCTAGAGGCGACGATGGAGATCCTGATGATGGTGATGCTCCGAAGAGTAAGGATCTGGAAGGAGTTTTGGGTATGGAATCAGCTGTTGTGATTATAGATGATTCTGTGAGGGTCTGGCCGCATAACAAAATGAACTTGATAGTTGTGGAACG GTATACGTACTTTCCTTGTAGCAGACGACAATTTGGACTTTTAGGTCCCTCTCTGCTCGAGATTGACCATGATGAGAGACAAGAAGATGGGACTTTGGCATCCTCATTGTCG GTTATTGAGAAGATGCATCAGATCTTTTTCTCCCATCCCTCCCTAGATGAAGCAGATGTTAGAAATATTCTAGCCTCTGAGCAGCGGAAGATTTTGAACGGTTGTCGTATAGTATTTAGCAGGGTATTTCCAGTTGGTGAGGTCAATCCTCACCTACATCCGCTGTGGCAGACAGCTGAACAGTTTGGTGCTGTGTGCACCAACTATATAGATGACCAGGTCACCCATGTAGTTGCCAATTCCCTCGGGACTGACAAG GTGAATTGGGCTATTTCTTCGGGGAAATTTGTTGTCCATCCTGGCTG GGTGGAAGCATCAGCTTTGCTTTACAGGAGGGCAAATGAGCAGGATTTTGCCATTAAACCATAA
- the LOC103452479 gene encoding coiled-coil domain-containing protein SCD2, producing MDRRRTDSPVYARQWTSESATTVGGATSPAMSPVRGHHARSSSASGVSNIKRTQNFAAKAAAQRLAQVMASQTADDDDDEDDDLGFRYSAPPPLSLSRNANSPGAKPAAPSLRATTRSPSPALARTSLDETPQVRSTSTGRPAMSLRAAPPLVPPNRTTPRTATSMPPLDPPITNSKKENRFLSEIGNYKSKDPGDQRDASALRDELEMLQEENENILDKLRHEEEKCDETEARIRELEKQVAAFGEGMSLDAKFLSRKEAALRQKEVALKDAKQSKDGAEKEVASLRSEVEKAKEASAVVMRQLHGAESEVKSLRSMTQRMILTQEEMEEVVLKRCWLARNWGLAAKLGICADIAVAKYEYWSSLAPLPFEVVISAGQRAKEELWEKASNGGLEKRNKLVQDLNDLTGEGNIESMLAVEMGLKELSSLKVENEIVLALAQQRRPNSVRLSFSDIKSPADPKFTEAIELSPEESEDVLFKEAWLTYFWRRAKVLGIEEDIAKERVQFWINRSGHAPSSHDAVDVEEGLMELRKLGIESRLWEESRKAIDQDSSVSVAQKSAPR from the exons ATGGACCGGAGGCGAACCGACAGCCCGGTCTACGCCCGCCAGTGGACGAGCGAGTCCGCCACCACTGTCGGCGGAGCTACATCTCCGGCAATGTCGCCGGTTCGTGGCCACCACGCGCGGTCCTCCTCCGCCAGCGGAGTTTCCAACATCAAACGCACTCAGAACTTTGCCGCCAAGGCCGCGGCCCAGCGCCTCGCTCAGGTCATGGCCTCTCAGACcgccgacgacgacgacgacgaagaTGATGATCTAGGATTCCGGTACAGTGCTCCCCCACCGCTCTCTCTTTCCAGGAATGCTAACAGTCCCGGTGCTAAGCCTGCGGCTCCGTCTTTGAGGGCCACTACTAGATCGCCTTCGCCCGCG TTAGCTCGGACCTCTTTGGACGAAACTCCACAGGTTCGCTCAACATCAACGGGAAGGCCAGCAATGTCTCTTCGTGCAGCACCTCCATTGGTACCACCCAATAGAACAACACCGAGGACAGCAACTTCCATGCCACCACTGGACCCTCCCATCACTAATAGCAAAAAAGAGAATCG ATTCTTATCAGAAATAGGAAATTACAAATCAAAAGATCCAGGAGATCAACGTGATGCTTCTGCACTCCGTGATGAA CTTGAAATGCTACAAGAAGAGAATGAGAATATTCTTGATAAG CTTAGACATGAAGAAGAGAAATGCGATGAGACAGAGGCTAGAATTAGAGAACTTGAAAAACAG GTTGCTGCATTTGGAGAAGGCATGTCTTTGGATGCTAAATTCTTGAGCAG AAAGGAAGCTGCCTTGCGGCAAAAAGAG GTTGCACTAAAAGATGCAAAACAATCAAAAGATGGGGCCGAAAAGGAGGTTGCATCCCTTCGGTCGGAAGTTGAG aaagcaaaagaagcgaGTGCAGTTGTTATGAGACAACTCCATGGAGCTGAATCTGAAGTGAAATCTCTACGGTCAATGACACAAAGAATGATATTGACTCAGGAAGAAATG GAAGAAGTAGTCCTCAAGAGGTGTTGGCTTGCACGCAATTGGGGTTTAGCTGCAAAGCTTG GTATATGTGCAGATATTGCAGTTGCTAAGTACGAATACTGGTCATCATTAGCTCCTCTCCCATTTGAGGTCGTCATTTCTGCAGGACAAAGGGCTAAGGAGGAACTTTGGGAAAAAGCTA GTAATGGTGGTCTTGAGAAGAGAAACAAACTGGTGCAAGACTTGAATGATCTTACTGGAGAAGGAAACATTGAGAGTATGCTTGCAGTTGAAATGGGATTGAAGGAACTTTCTTCCTTGAAG GTTGAGAATGAAATTGTGCTTGCATTGGCTCAACAACGGCGTCCAAACTCTGTTCGATTATCATTCTCGG ATATCAAATCACCTGCTGATCCAAAGTTTACGGAGGCTATTG AATTGAGTCCCGAGGAGTCAGAGGATGTTCTTTTTAAAGAG GCATGGCTTACTTATTTTTGGAGAAGAGCCAAAGTTCTTGGTATAGAGGAGGACATTGCCAAGGAAAGAGTTCAGTTTTGGATTAACCGAAGTGGGCATGCACCGTCTTCACATGATGCTGTCGATg TTGAGGAAGGGTTGATGGAACTCAGGAAGTTGGGAATTGAGAGCCGGCTGTGGGAAGAATCCCGCAAAGCAATTGATCAAGACTCTTCCGTGTCTGTTGCACAGAAATCTGCTCCACGGTGA